Proteins encoded in a region of the Vibrio ponticus genome:
- the tamB gene encoding autotransporter assembly complex protein TamB, which produces MTKMVLKWSKWLSLSLLGLVLAIMLALSFLLFTHSGLGVVLSTAERFVPQLQVGEYQGAIFPRFTLKQVRYQDEQLHVDTSIDSVTLAVRAACLTEPSLCVDEIALQGVKFSLTQLPATSETTQPEQSSSGAITTPIPIRVSKILLEDIELDVLGNHIQWRVFETGLLFQGNRLKVDKTLLYDPYIKLAPTANDPAPQAASNNTEPSVIVLPDVELPLAIELSRLDVNKFKLDQASPVIVKHLGLSAIAAGYDVTVSTLELDMPEVKGDLKGKVTLKQGYPLDLDVKATLGIDPVKGQQVELSADGSVEKLALQAKLRKLITADIEANVEPLDPEVPFAITVDQLKAQWPLSGAADYQADVTSFSGKGSLKGYQVALQGKAQGKQIPDVALDLKGKGDLSQLTLTALKINSLGGSVAGQAMVNWQAPLNWSADLSLDNIQPGLQWQQAEGNISGKLSTTGSLTKQGGWQVSLPMLDIDGILRQYPLNIIGSLDVSDRKGKGILSLQTPKLVLSHGPNSIEANGMLEQQWDMDVRLNLPELAKSVPELKGSAMGSIQMSGKLAEPQVIADLTVNKIDWRGEAQVDSLLLKGDVTPLPAPHGNAQLVVKGINYQGTIIDDVTLEASGTEQAHEVTLDVNSSLLTTSLALSGNVITQPEVKWTGQLQRMDLRSEQGEWRLEEATRLGFDMATQQAFVAAHCWRQDSSNICLDKDIQVGTSGEAQLSINQFNFKQLAMFLPENTELAGSLDGLVWAKWAPNQAPELNASITLPKGSVTQRIEQPLVFGWDSVKLNTTIANGRLQADWVFDITDNGDISGELTIPDIQAQDKQIDGRLALGTFNLDFLNVLVGEYSQLKSNIETDLKISGPLLHPRVNGQFKIDDMLLKGDISPIEVDSGGLTLNFTGYDATIDAALQTPDGQLKVIGDANWQDLKDWRSQMRVYAEELKVVVPPMVKIKVIPDMTISASPKHARIDGKIALPWGRIVIDELPPSAVSVSKDQVIVDAQGKPIKEDTTVPFDIETNINIKIGDDFKLSAFGLEGGLIGDLNVTQKNKGPFIVGEVNIEDGSYKSFGQDLLITEGKILMNGPADQPYVQIKAIRNPDNTQDDVTAGVQVTGPADDPQLTIFSDPAMPQANALSYLLRGQDIDGEAGGNAMTTTLIGLSLAKSGKVVGEIGEAFGVQDLQLDTAGSGDDSQVTVSGYVLPGLQVKYGVGIFDSVGEFTVRYRLMKDLYLEAVSGLDSAVDLLYQFEFN; this is translated from the coding sequence ATGACCAAGATGGTATTAAAGTGGTCAAAGTGGCTATCTTTATCTCTATTGGGCTTGGTGTTAGCGATCATGCTGGCACTGAGCTTTCTACTGTTTACGCATTCTGGGCTTGGCGTGGTGCTTTCTACTGCCGAGCGATTTGTTCCACAACTCCAAGTTGGGGAATATCAAGGGGCAATTTTCCCTCGTTTCACATTAAAGCAAGTGCGCTACCAAGATGAACAATTGCATGTCGATACCTCGATTGACTCAGTGACGTTAGCGGTTCGTGCGGCATGTTTAACGGAGCCAAGCCTGTGTGTTGATGAGATAGCATTGCAAGGCGTTAAGTTTTCTTTAACTCAATTACCTGCCACGAGTGAAACCACGCAACCAGAACAGAGTTCGAGTGGTGCAATTACAACGCCAATCCCAATTCGCGTGAGTAAGATTTTGCTCGAAGATATTGAGCTGGATGTACTGGGTAATCATATCCAGTGGCGAGTTTTTGAGACCGGGTTGCTGTTTCAAGGTAACCGTTTAAAGGTAGATAAAACCTTACTTTACGATCCTTATATCAAACTCGCACCTACGGCGAATGATCCTGCGCCTCAAGCTGCATCAAACAACACTGAGCCTAGTGTGATTGTATTACCCGATGTTGAGCTACCACTGGCCATCGAGCTATCACGCTTGGATGTGAATAAATTTAAACTCGATCAAGCTTCTCCGGTGATCGTTAAGCACCTTGGTTTATCGGCGATTGCTGCCGGCTATGATGTGACGGTTTCGACTTTAGAGTTGGATATGCCGGAGGTGAAGGGCGATCTCAAGGGCAAAGTGACATTAAAGCAAGGCTATCCACTCGATCTGGATGTCAAAGCCACGCTTGGTATTGATCCTGTTAAAGGTCAGCAGGTGGAATTAAGTGCGGATGGCAGTGTTGAGAAGTTAGCGTTACAAGCCAAACTGCGCAAACTCATTACCGCAGATATCGAAGCGAATGTAGAGCCGTTAGATCCGGAGGTGCCATTTGCCATCACGGTCGATCAATTAAAAGCGCAGTGGCCATTGAGTGGCGCGGCAGATTACCAAGCGGATGTCACGAGTTTTAGTGGCAAAGGATCGTTGAAAGGTTATCAGGTCGCACTGCAAGGGAAGGCACAGGGCAAACAAATCCCAGATGTGGCGCTCGACTTGAAGGGTAAGGGTGATTTATCACAGCTGACCCTGACCGCTCTGAAGATAAACAGTTTGGGTGGCTCAGTGGCAGGGCAAGCGATGGTCAATTGGCAGGCGCCGTTAAATTGGTCCGCGGATCTCTCGCTCGATAATATTCAGCCCGGGCTGCAATGGCAGCAAGCAGAAGGCAATATTAGTGGCAAGTTAAGTACAACCGGTAGCTTAACCAAGCAAGGTGGTTGGCAAGTCTCACTACCGATGCTGGATATTGATGGTATTTTGCGTCAATACCCACTCAATATTATCGGTTCATTGGACGTCTCCGATCGCAAAGGGAAAGGCATTCTTTCATTGCAAACACCAAAATTGGTGCTGTCTCATGGTCCTAACTCGATTGAAGCGAACGGTATGTTAGAGCAGCAGTGGGACATGGATGTACGTCTCAACCTGCCTGAATTAGCCAAATCAGTCCCTGAGCTCAAAGGCAGTGCCATGGGCTCTATTCAGATGAGCGGTAAGTTGGCTGAACCACAAGTGATTGCCGATCTAACCGTGAATAAGATCGATTGGCGTGGCGAAGCGCAAGTTGATTCACTGTTACTTAAGGGGGATGTAACACCACTCCCAGCCCCCCATGGTAACGCTCAGTTAGTTGTGAAAGGCATCAATTATCAAGGCACGATAATTGATGATGTGACACTTGAGGCTTCGGGCACTGAGCAAGCCCATGAAGTCACCTTAGATGTGAATTCATCGCTGTTAACCACCAGTTTAGCACTGAGTGGCAATGTGATTACACAGCCAGAAGTTAAGTGGACAGGGCAATTACAGCGCATGGATCTGCGTAGTGAGCAAGGGGAATGGCGTCTTGAAGAAGCCACTCGTCTTGGCTTTGATATGGCGACGCAACAGGCATTTGTCGCTGCGCACTGTTGGCGACAGGACAGTTCAAATATTTGTTTAGATAAAGATATTCAAGTTGGCACCAGTGGGGAAGCTCAGCTTTCGATCAACCAGTTTAACTTTAAACAGTTGGCGATGTTCTTACCAGAAAATACCGAACTGGCAGGCTCACTTGATGGTTTAGTCTGGGCGAAATGGGCGCCGAATCAAGCACCAGAGCTTAACGCGTCAATCACCCTACCAAAAGGCTCGGTGACTCAACGTATAGAGCAGCCTTTGGTTTTCGGGTGGGACAGCGTCAAACTGAATACCACCATAGCCAATGGTCGACTTCAGGCTGATTGGGTGTTTGATATTACTGACAATGGCGATATCAGCGGTGAACTGACAATTCCTGATATTCAAGCGCAAGATAAACAGATCGATGGACGATTGGCGTTGGGGACGTTCAATTTAGATTTCCTCAATGTCTTAGTGGGAGAATATAGTCAGTTAAAGTCGAATATCGAAACCGACCTCAAAATTTCGGGACCGCTGCTTCATCCACGTGTGAATGGTCAGTTTAAGATCGACGATATGTTGCTTAAAGGCGACATTTCTCCGATTGAAGTTGATTCAGGTGGTTTGACGTTAAACTTTACCGGTTATGACGCAACCATTGATGCGGCACTACAAACCCCAGATGGTCAGCTAAAAGTGATCGGTGATGCCAATTGGCAAGATCTCAAAGATTGGCGCAGCCAAATGCGAGTGTATGCGGAAGAACTCAAGGTGGTGGTACCGCCGATGGTCAAGATCAAAGTGATCCCAGATATGACCATCTCCGCTTCACCCAAACATGCGCGTATTGATGGCAAGATAGCGTTGCCTTGGGGACGAATTGTGATTGATGAACTGCCACCAAGTGCGGTCAGTGTGTCAAAAGATCAAGTGATCGTCGATGCGCAAGGCAAGCCAATTAAAGAAGATACGACGGTTCCGTTTGATATCGAGACCAATATCAACATTAAGATTGGCGATGATTTCAAATTATCGGCATTTGGTTTGGAAGGTGGCTTAATCGGTGATCTTAATGTGACTCAGAAGAATAAAGGTCCATTTATTGTCGGTGAGGTGAATATCGAGGACGGTTCGTATAAGTCATTCGGTCAAGACTTGTTGATCACCGAAGGTAAGATCTTAATGAATGGTCCCGCCGATCAACCTTATGTACAAATTAAAGCGATTCGTAACCCGGATAATACTCAAGACGATGTTACTGCAGGGGTGCAAGTTACCGGTCCGGCGGATGATCCGCAACTGACGATTTTTTCCGATCCTGCCATGCCACAAGCTAATGCGCTTTCGTATCTATTGCGGGGGCAAGATATTGATGGTGAAGCGGGTGGTAACGCGATGACCACGACGTTGATTGGCTTGAGTCTAGCCAAAAGCGGTAAAGTGGTTGGCGAAATCGGTGAAGCTTTTGGGGTACAAGATCTCCAATTGGATACGGCAGGTTCTGGCGATGATTCGCAAGTCACCGTGAGTGGCTATGTTTTACCGGGCTTACAGGTGAAATATGGGGTGGGGATTTTTGACTCAGTGGGCGAATTCACTGTGCGTTATCGTTTGATGAAAGATCTCTACTTAGAAGCGGTTTCTGGCTTAGACAGTGCCGTGGACTTGCTTTACCAATTTGAATTCAATTAA
- the tamA gene encoding autotransporter assembly complex protein TamA yields the protein MIKKPLALAIALLCIPTTVMASGVKLSIEGLKGKVEENVEVYLSSIPEKEYDTSLRFQARLERSITEALNALGYYHPKFDFQVSDKGNQLTVKVTKGEPTLIEQLDIVFEGEAKQDKDFANLVKNSGLKVGKRLNHGAYDALKSGIRNLALQKGYFDGDFQLSRLEVAPELNQAYIKLQYDSGIRYHFGDTIITGSQIEEDRVHSLEPYEKGEPYLVSQVGEYNQNLSNTDWFSSVFVEPDLSMLGEGRELPIKVSLAPQARNKLETGIGYSTDVGVRGSLKWKKPWVNSRGHSFDSSFSLSKPEQTITAGYRIPLEDVLNDYYRIQYGMKNVDNRDTKSLESNLALERHWTLDNGWHRTLFIRYLLENYEQGIQDDNAQFLLPGISFNRTRARGGAMPYWGDKQTLTVEYGNPKALSETEVLRLIGGMSWIRSAGENHRGILRFGGGANIVDDFDKLSPSLRFFAGGDNNLRGYGYESISPRDSSGALTGAKFVAVTSLEYNYRVVGNWWGAMFYDYGDAFNDKPDFKRGVGVGIRWASPVGPVRLDFAWGLDANPGDEFQLHFTLGPEL from the coding sequence TCTGCTCTGTATTCCGACTACAGTGATGGCAAGTGGTGTGAAGCTATCGATTGAAGGCTTAAAAGGCAAAGTAGAAGAGAACGTCGAGGTCTATCTATCTTCGATTCCAGAGAAAGAGTATGACACTTCTCTGCGTTTTCAAGCGCGTTTAGAACGCAGCATTACTGAGGCACTTAACGCTTTAGGTTATTACCATCCTAAGTTTGATTTTCAGGTGTCAGATAAGGGTAACCAATTAACGGTTAAGGTAACCAAAGGGGAGCCAACCTTAATTGAGCAGTTGGATATCGTATTTGAAGGCGAAGCAAAGCAAGACAAAGATTTTGCTAACCTAGTTAAAAATAGCGGGTTGAAAGTCGGTAAGCGCCTTAATCATGGCGCTTACGATGCGCTGAAATCTGGCATTCGTAATCTCGCTTTGCAGAAAGGCTATTTTGATGGTGACTTTCAGCTTAGCCGTTTAGAAGTTGCGCCCGAATTAAATCAAGCCTACATCAAACTGCAGTATGACAGTGGTATTCGCTATCACTTTGGCGACACCATCATTACTGGCAGCCAAATTGAAGAAGATCGCGTTCATTCACTTGAGCCTTATGAGAAAGGTGAGCCCTACTTAGTTTCTCAAGTGGGGGAATACAACCAAAATCTCTCTAATACTGACTGGTTCTCTTCGGTATTTGTTGAGCCAGATTTGAGTATGCTCGGTGAAGGGCGTGAGCTACCAATCAAAGTCTCTCTCGCACCTCAAGCGCGTAATAAGTTGGAAACCGGTATTGGTTACTCCACCGATGTGGGGGTGCGAGGCTCGTTGAAATGGAAAAAACCTTGGGTGAACTCTCGAGGTCATAGTTTTGATAGTAGCTTTTCTCTGTCTAAACCCGAGCAAACCATCACGGCGGGCTATCGTATTCCATTGGAAGACGTCCTCAATGATTATTACCGTATTCAATATGGCATGAAGAATGTCGACAACCGTGATACCAAGAGTTTGGAATCCAATTTAGCCCTTGAGCGTCACTGGACGTTGGATAATGGTTGGCATCGAACGCTATTTATTCGTTACTTGCTCGAAAACTATGAGCAGGGTATTCAAGACGATAATGCTCAGTTCTTGCTACCTGGCATCTCGTTTAACCGCACTCGTGCGCGCGGTGGTGCGATGCCTTATTGGGGTGATAAGCAAACACTGACGGTCGAGTATGGCAACCCCAAAGCACTATCAGAAACAGAGGTGCTGCGTTTGATTGGTGGTATGTCGTGGATTCGCAGTGCCGGTGAAAACCATCGCGGCATTCTCCGTTTTGGTGGTGGTGCCAATATTGTTGATGACTTTGACAAGTTGTCGCCATCGCTGCGTTTCTTTGCTGGTGGTGATAACAATCTACGTGGTTATGGCTATGAATCCATCTCGCCACGCGATAGCAGTGGTGCGTTAACCGGTGCCAAGTTCGTTGCGGTGACTTCACTGGAATACAACTATCGTGTGGTCGGCAACTGGTGGGGCGCGATGTTCTACGATTATGGTGATGCTTTCAACGATAAGCCTGATTTTAAGCGTGGTGTCGGTGTTGGTATTCGCTGGGCATCACCGGTTGGTCCGGTTCGTTTAGATTTTGCTTGGGGTCTTGATGCCAACCCAGGTGATGAATTCCAATTGCACTTTACTTTAGGTCCTGAACTATGA